A region from the uncultured Holophaga sp. genome encodes:
- the secF gene encoding protein translocase subunit SecF, which yields MKIFEKLPHFDFMKYKLHALAISWGIIVVCIFLVQPWSHTRSRVKLGMQFTGGIDMQVRFRGDVRQDAVRTALSKGGFGDAAVVAYEGGQGVRDYSIKVKARKGQDMEDSTVQINQIHEILRGLDPARAGDARPDLNTESVGTLTSSWVKSNPLGVQGDEMTLTRAYAPWVKKLTDAREHFAPLTSYDQLPQDMPKVLRDQVQKEYRLGNMAVVKNESFSPSISGEWTRKTLTAVAWAMGAILVYVMFRFTASFAIGGIVALVHDILMAMALFTVFGFEFSVPVVASFLILMGYSMSDTIVVFDRIRENSHKPEYRRATITKLVNDSINQTLSRTILTSLSVLFVAFCLLTLGGPALRDLSFPIFIGVITGTYSSIYIASPVVVYWERWFPKKDNLKQKHA from the coding sequence ATGAAGATCTTCGAGAAGCTTCCCCATTTCGATTTCATGAAGTACAAGCTGCACGCCCTGGCGATCTCCTGGGGGATCATCGTGGTGTGCATCTTCCTGGTCCAGCCCTGGAGCCACACCCGCAGCCGGGTCAAGCTGGGCATGCAGTTCACCGGCGGCATCGACATGCAGGTGCGCTTCCGCGGGGATGTCCGCCAGGATGCGGTGCGGACCGCCCTCTCCAAGGGAGGCTTCGGTGACGCCGCCGTGGTGGCCTACGAAGGCGGCCAGGGGGTCCGGGACTACTCCATCAAGGTCAAGGCCCGCAAGGGCCAGGACATGGAGGACTCCACGGTCCAGATCAACCAGATCCACGAGATCCTCCGGGGTCTGGATCCTGCCAGGGCCGGGGACGCCCGCCCGGACCTGAACACCGAGTCCGTGGGCACCCTGACCAGCTCCTGGGTCAAGTCCAACCCGCTGGGGGTCCAGGGCGATGAGATGACCCTCACCCGGGCCTACGCCCCCTGGGTCAAGAAACTCACTGATGCCCGGGAGCACTTCGCACCCCTCACCAGCTACGATCAGCTGCCCCAGGACATGCCCAAGGTCCTCCGGGATCAGGTCCAGAAGGAATACCGACTGGGCAACATGGCCGTGGTCAAGAATGAGAGCTTCTCGCCCTCCATCTCCGGCGAGTGGACCCGCAAGACCCTCACTGCCGTGGCCTGGGCCATGGGCGCCATCCTCGTCTACGTGATGTTCCGCTTCACCGCCAGCTTCGCCATCGGCGGCATCGTCGCTCTGGTCCACGACATCCTCATGGCCATGGCCCTCTTCACCGTCTTCGGCTTCGAGTTTTCCGTGCCGGTGGTGGCCAGCTTCCTGATCCTGATGGGCTACTCCATGTCGGACACCATCGTGGTCTTCGACCGCATCCGGGAGAACAGCCACAAGCCCGAGTACCGTCGCGCCACCATCACCAAGCTGGTGAACGACAGCATCAACCAGACCCTCTCCCGGACGATCCTGACCTCCCTGTCGGTGCTCTTCGTGGCCTTCTGCCTCCTGACCTTGGGTGGGCCGGCCCTGCGGGATCTGAGCTTCCCCATCTTCATCGGGGTCATCACCGGCACCTACAGTTCCATCTACATCGCCAGCCCGGTGGTGGTCTACTGGGAGCGCTGGTTCCCCAAGAAGGACAACCTCAAGCAGAAGCACGCCTGA